In a genomic window of Aggregatimonas sangjinii:
- a CDS encoding GNAT family N-acetyltransferase, whose translation MKIQHSTSKDIDSIFRLYRIATEYQRLKFADNVWPDFERELVQKEIKEQRQFKLTIEGKIACIWAITYNDPEIWGEKDNMPSIYVHRIAVDPDFRGNNLIADLVEWAKSYATSKGKQYIRLDTCGNNIKLIRHYTKAGFEFLGMQKLQKVNTLPSHYHNADVCYFEMKLS comes from the coding sequence TTGAAAATACAGCACAGTACCTCGAAAGATATCGATAGTATTTTTAGATTGTATAGGATCGCAACCGAATACCAGCGGCTAAAATTTGCGGATAATGTTTGGCCTGACTTTGAACGGGAGTTGGTTCAAAAAGAAATTAAAGAGCAAAGGCAGTTCAAATTAACGATTGAAGGGAAAATAGCCTGTATCTGGGCCATTACCTATAACGACCCCGAAATTTGGGGAGAAAAGGACAATATGCCTTCCATTTATGTTCACCGTATCGCAGTTGATCCGGATTTTAGAGGGAATAATCTTATTGCCGACCTTGTTGAATGGGCAAAGTCCTATGCAACGTCAAAAGGGAAACAATACATACGTCTCGACACCTGTGGCAACAATATCAAATTGATAAGGCATTATACCAAAGCGGGATTTGAGTTCTTAGGGATGCAAAAGCTTCAGAAAGTGAATACTCTGCCCAGTCATTACCATAACGCCGATGTTTGTTATTTTGAGATGAAACTGTCGTAG
- a CDS encoding TIGR02117 family protein: MYFLGFLVLYLVIGFGLSKITVHHEPDAAEEIAIYILTNGVHTDIVMPVKTDDIDWSKKIPYRHTKTADNSHNYIAMGWGDKGFYLQTPTWAELKFSVAFKAATGLSTTAMHTTYYRTMTESESCKRIMISRAQYQKLVWHISDSFQKTANGQFINIQTDANYGHTDAFYEAKGSYSMLTTCNTWANNTLKAIGAKACLWTAFDSAIFEKYK; encoded by the coding sequence TTGTATTTTCTCGGCTTTCTAGTGCTCTATTTGGTTATTGGTTTCGGCCTATCAAAGATAACCGTACATCATGAACCGGATGCTGCCGAAGAAATAGCCATTTATATTCTAACCAACGGAGTGCATACCGATATTGTAATGCCTGTTAAAACAGATGATATCGATTGGAGCAAAAAGATACCGTATCGGCACACCAAAACCGCCGATAACAGTCATAACTACATTGCTATGGGTTGGGGAGATAAGGGCTTTTACCTGCAAACCCCTACCTGGGCCGAGCTAAAGTTTTCCGTAGCCTTTAAAGCGGCGACGGGCTTGAGTACCACTGCTATGCATACAACCTACTATCGGACGATGACGGAAAGCGAAAGCTGCAAAAGAATCATGATCAGTAGGGCACAATACCAAAAGTTGGTATGGCATATTTCGGATAGTTTTCAAAAGACCGCGAACGGCCAGTTCATCAATATCCAAACCGACGCGAACTATGGCCATACGGATGCCTTTTACGAAGCTAAAGGCAGTTACAGTATGTTGACTACTTGCAATACATGGGCAAACAATACTCTGAAAGCAATCGGTGCAAAAGCTTGTTTATGGACGGCTTTCGATTCGGCAATTTTCGAGAAGTACAAATGA
- a CDS encoding zinc-ribbon domain-containing protein, translated as MIFFFGTRAAKIKERRLNRTTCPHCSTRDSFTVSTFGNYFHFFWIPIIPLFKKHVAECSHCRKSYAYSQFTPDMRHSLEVENRNNPAKRPIWQGCGCLVITVLFTIVMSLSLYGVYLRSNGEELFEADGDSRKVLLKEDMEKRTTLLHRERDSLSFALKSCIEFDIVSGLDTENIGYFTKKLDDKLLVLLKIRNIDEIKAHYRKDIVDVIEDCIDEIDLNNTIGELYIGVEGKWNMVLIKTPTDADLGGRFADENKLLPFYGPEEFPANTEGSNTDDAPEK; from the coding sequence ATGATTTTTTTCTTCGGTACACGTGCGGCAAAAATAAAGGAGCGACGTTTAAACAGAACGACCTGTCCCCATTGTAGTACAAGAGATTCCTTCACCGTGTCCACATTTGGCAACTACTTTCATTTTTTCTGGATTCCGATTATCCCCTTGTTCAAAAAACACGTTGCCGAATGTTCACATTGCAGAAAAAGCTATGCCTATTCGCAGTTCACACCTGACATGCGTCATAGCCTGGAAGTAGAAAACAGGAACAATCCTGCTAAACGACCAATTTGGCAAGGCTGTGGATGTCTCGTAATCACCGTGCTCTTTACCATAGTGATGAGTTTATCGTTGTATGGGGTATACCTCCGCTCCAACGGAGAAGAACTTTTCGAGGCGGATGGTGATTCCCGAAAGGTACTGTTGAAGGAGGATATGGAAAAACGGACCACACTGCTTCATCGGGAAAGGGATTCACTTTCCTTTGCCTTAAAAAGTTGTATCGAATTTGATATTGTAAGTGGATTGGATACCGAAAACATCGGCTATTTTACTAAAAAATTAGATGATAAACTTCTAGTGCTATTAAAAATCAGAAATATAGATGAAATCAAAGCGCACTATCGCAAGGATATCGTTGACGTCATCGAAGACTGCATCGATGAAATTGATTTGAACAATACAATCGGTGAATTGTATATCGGTGTAGAGGGCAAATGGAATATGGTGCTGATCAAGACACCGACCGATGCCGATTTGGGCGGCCGTTTCGCTGACGAAAACAAACTCCTACCCTTTTATGGCCCGGAAGAATTTCCCGCAAATACAGAAGGCAGCAACACCGACGACGCGCCAGAAAAGTAG
- a CDS encoding serine hydrolase domain-containing protein, with translation MKRYFILFLLLIIVGYSNAQTEVATDAQSPKQFGITRVEADSIFDKVKKLPKESQIAIALIKNGETRFYGIHRKNDSIFSIDNHEKVFEIGSISKVFTSTMLAQFVLEDKVKLTDAINDYLPISFKDDQRVTFQSLANHTSGLPRLPTNLVLDFIHRNNPYAEYDEIKLKTYLKDTMNLAEGIAPGQFEYSNLGAGLLGYTLSQIEKTDYQTLLQNRITNKYGMEHTTADRSEVGALLVPGRNGGTIVPNWDLAILVGAGGIVSSTEDLTKFALAQFDSANAEMVLTRTKTADMKEDTGVGLGWFIYKTDTGQTLHTHDGGTGGYTASMIIDCENKNGVIVLSNVSALGLGTDKINKLSGSLLRTLGDYK, from the coding sequence ATGAAAAGATATTTTATTTTATTTCTTCTTCTAATTATCGTTGGGTACTCGAACGCCCAAACCGAAGTTGCCACAGATGCCCAGTCCCCAAAACAATTCGGCATTACGCGTGTCGAGGCCGATTCTATTTTCGATAAGGTAAAAAAGTTGCCCAAAGAATCGCAGATAGCCATTGCCCTAATTAAAAACGGGGAGACGCGCTTTTATGGCATCCACCGAAAGAATGATTCCATTTTTAGTATCGATAATCATGAAAAGGTCTTCGAAATCGGTTCTATTTCAAAAGTATTTACGTCCACCATGCTAGCCCAATTCGTACTGGAAGATAAAGTGAAGTTGACCGACGCTATCAACGACTACTTGCCGATTTCGTTTAAGGATGACCAACGGGTTACTTTTCAAAGCTTGGCGAACCACACTTCCGGTCTTCCTAGGTTACCGACCAATTTGGTGTTGGACTTTATCCATCGCAACAACCCCTATGCGGAATACGACGAGATAAAATTAAAAACATATTTAAAGGATACGATGAATCTGGCCGAAGGTATTGCACCAGGACAGTTCGAATATTCGAATCTTGGGGCTGGATTATTGGGGTACACCCTGTCCCAAATCGAAAAAACGGACTACCAGACCCTACTTCAAAATAGGATAACGAACAAATATGGAATGGAGCATACTACGGCCGATCGGTCCGAGGTAGGTGCGTTGTTGGTACCCGGAAGAAATGGCGGTACCATCGTTCCTAATTGGGATTTGGCCATTCTAGTCGGTGCAGGGGGTATCGTTTCGAGTACGGAGGATCTGACCAAATTTGCGCTGGCGCAATTCGACTCGGCCAACGCCGAAATGGTATTGACCCGAACTAAGACGGCCGATATGAAGGAGGATACCGGCGTAGGCCTTGGCTGGTTTATATATAAGACCGATACTGGTCAAACATTGCATACGCACGACGGCGGAACTGGAGGTTATACCGCTTCGATGATCATTGATTGTGAAAACAAGAATGGGGTAATCGTATTGTCCAATGTTTCAGCTTTAGGCCTGGGAACCGATAAGATCAATAAATTATCGGGATCCCTACTCCGTACTTTAGGGGATTACAAATAG
- a CDS encoding NAD(P)H-dependent oxidoreductase: MKKLKILIINGHPDKESFNWALAKAYKEGALSSGAEVREIRIAELDFDVNLQFGYRKRTELEPDLIDAQENIKWANHLVWIYPIWWGSVPAIMKGFLDRVLLPGFAFNKREGSVWWDKHLSGKTARIICTMDQPTWYYRFINQSPSHFAMKKLTLQFAGIKKVGITAIGPLRLSTLQFREKWLKKVKRIGVKGK, from the coding sequence ATGAAAAAACTCAAAATTTTGATTATCAATGGCCATCCCGATAAGGAAAGTTTTAATTGGGCATTGGCCAAGGCCTACAAAGAGGGAGCGCTGTCGTCTGGGGCCGAAGTCAGAGAAATTCGTATCGCAGAACTCGACTTTGATGTAAACCTTCAATTCGGGTATCGAAAACGCACTGAATTGGAACCCGATTTGATCGACGCCCAAGAAAATATCAAATGGGCCAATCACTTGGTATGGATTTATCCTATTTGGTGGGGTTCGGTTCCGGCTATCATGAAAGGATTTCTAGACCGGGTATTGCTGCCTGGCTTTGCTTTCAATAAAAGAGAGGGATCTGTCTGGTGGGATAAACATCTTAGTGGTAAAACTGCACGAATCATCTGCACTATGGATCAGCCTACATGGTATTATCGTTTCATTAACCAAAGCCCAAGTCATTTCGCGATGAAAAAACTTACACTCCAATTTGCGGGGATCAAAAAGGTAGGCATAACCGCTATAGGCCCCCTTAGGTTGTCGACTTTGCAATTTCGAGAGAAATGGTTAAAAAAAGTAAAACGAATAGGGGTTAAAGGTAAATAA
- a CDS encoding sterol desaturase family protein yields the protein METYAQALLYAIPFFMVLLAIEICYGYFVKNQKHKVLDSVSSISSGFTNIIKDSLGLGLVLVSYPYLVEHLAIMEIKATWLVWLIAFFALDFAGYWNHRLSHKVNFFWNQHVIHHSSEEFNLACALRQSISNLIGYFPLFLLPAAILGVPYKVIAILGPIHLFGQFWYHTQHIGKMGWLEYVIITPSQHRVHHAINPEYIDKNLGQILCIWDRWFGTFQEELDDVPPQYGVLKPAATWNPVLINFQHLWRLIKDAWRTQSYWDKLRIWFMPTGWRPADVKAAYPIRIITNVYEFDRYETPASKTLKGYSIFQMLFSLLLLLFMFFNYSKIGLSGLLLCGAFIFIGIYGYTTLMDRSNYAVWIELARGVLGLALIGFTGDWFGINEYFFFGSGLVALYFLITIFGGFFFTYFEKEYTMQKSKV from the coding sequence ATGGAGACTTACGCACAGGCACTTCTTTATGCCATTCCTTTTTTTATGGTGCTTTTGGCCATCGAAATCTGCTATGGGTATTTCGTTAAAAATCAAAAACATAAGGTATTGGATAGCGTCTCGAGCATTAGTTCGGGTTTTACCAATATTATCAAAGATTCCCTTGGTTTAGGGTTAGTGCTCGTATCCTATCCCTATTTGGTTGAGCATCTGGCAATAATGGAAATTAAGGCCACCTGGCTGGTCTGGTTGATCGCGTTTTTTGCTCTTGATTTTGCAGGTTATTGGAACCATAGACTCAGTCACAAAGTAAATTTTTTCTGGAACCAGCATGTCATTCATCACAGTAGCGAGGAATTTAATCTAGCTTGTGCACTGCGCCAGTCCATCTCGAATCTTATTGGGTACTTTCCGTTGTTCTTGTTGCCAGCCGCAATACTTGGAGTTCCCTATAAGGTCATTGCCATTTTAGGCCCCATCCACCTTTTTGGTCAGTTTTGGTACCATACGCAGCACATTGGCAAGATGGGGTGGTTGGAATATGTCATCATTACCCCATCACAACATCGGGTACATCATGCCATCAACCCGGAATATATCGATAAAAACTTGGGTCAGATTCTTTGTATATGGGATCGTTGGTTCGGAACTTTTCAGGAAGAACTGGATGATGTTCCGCCTCAATATGGCGTTTTGAAACCGGCTGCTACGTGGAATCCGGTACTCATCAATTTTCAACATCTTTGGCGTTTGATTAAAGATGCCTGGCGTACGCAAAGCTACTGGGATAAATTACGGATTTGGTTCATGCCAACGGGTTGGCGTCCGGCAGACGTAAAGGCTGCATATCCAATCCGGATAATAACGAATGTTTACGAATTCGACCGTTACGAAACCCCGGCCAGTAAGACGCTCAAAGGCTACTCTATATTTCAGATGCTTTTCAGTCTGTTGCTCTTGCTCTTCATGTTCTTCAATTATTCAAAAATCGGGCTATCCGGGCTGCTGCTTTGCGGTGCCTTTATCTTCATAGGAATTTATGGCTATACTACCTTAATGGACCGAAGCAATTATGCCGTATGGATTGAATTGGCTCGAGGTGTGCTTGGTCTGGCGCTTATTGGTTTTACCGGCGACTGGTTTGGAATAAACGAATATTTCTTTTTTGGAAGTGGTCTGGTCGCATTGTATTTTCTCATCACTATTTTCGGCGGATTCTTTTTTACTTATTTCGAGAAGGAATACACAATGCAAAAGAGCAAAGTGTAA